One genomic window of Methyloceanibacter sp. wino2 includes the following:
- a CDS encoding alpha/beta fold hydrolase: protein MSKGEISEFVADLVRQGGEPLPDARLVYKTYGTLNADRSNAILFPTRFGGTHEQNEFMIGPGQALDPEHYFIIVPNMFGNGVSSSPTNTPAPFGGGGFPNVTIYDNVRQQHRLMTEALGIEQFAMAVGWSMGAQQAFQWAALYPQMVPRLACLCGTAKTTDHNRVFLESLRAAIEADSLFQDGHYDAPPLGGLRAVGRIYAGWAYSQDWYRAKGYRALGFETFDDYITGYWDALYKERDANNIMAMTWTWIHNDISANDRFKGDLGAALAAITAKTVLMPCMTDLYFRTADSEDELQHLQSGRLLEIPSIWGHMSAAGQNEPDTQFIDQALMDLLAS from the coding sequence GTGTCCAAAGGTGAGATCTCAGAGTTCGTTGCCGATCTTGTACGGCAAGGGGGCGAACCACTCCCCGATGCCCGGCTGGTCTACAAGACATACGGCACGCTGAACGCGGATCGCTCCAACGCGATCCTGTTTCCCACCCGTTTCGGGGGCACGCACGAGCAGAACGAATTCATGATCGGCCCGGGCCAAGCGCTCGACCCCGAGCACTACTTCATCATCGTGCCCAACATGTTCGGCAACGGCGTTTCCTCGTCGCCGACCAACACGCCGGCCCCTTTTGGCGGCGGCGGTTTTCCGAACGTCACCATCTACGACAATGTGCGGCAGCAGCACCGGTTGATGACCGAGGCGCTCGGCATCGAGCAGTTCGCCATGGCGGTCGGCTGGTCCATGGGCGCCCAGCAAGCCTTCCAATGGGCCGCACTCTATCCGCAGATGGTGCCGCGCCTCGCCTGCCTGTGCGGGACGGCCAAGACGACGGACCACAACCGCGTGTTCCTCGAAAGTCTGCGCGCGGCGATCGAGGCCGACAGCCTGTTCCAAGACGGCCACTACGACGCGCCGCCGCTCGGCGGCCTGAGGGCGGTCGGGCGCATCTACGCGGGCTGGGCCTATTCGCAGGATTGGTACCGTGCCAAAGGGTATCGAGCACTCGGCTTCGAGACCTTCGACGACTACATCACCGGCTACTGGGACGCGCTCTACAAGGAACGCGACGCCAACAACATCATGGCCATGACGTGGACCTGGATCCACAACGACATCAGCGCCAACGACCGGTTCAAAGGCGATCTTGGCGCGGCACTCGCGGCGATCACCGCCAAGACGGTGCTGATGCCCTGCATGACAGACTTGTATTTCCGGACGGCCGACAGCGAGGACGAGTTGCAGCACCTCCAGAGCGGACGCCTCCTGGAGATTCCCTCGATCTGGGGACACATGAGCGCGGCGGGACAGAACGAGCCCGACACGCAGTTCATCGACCAAGCCTTGATGGACCTGCTGGCCTCGTAG